The following are encoded together in the Robertmurraya sp. FSL R5-0851 genome:
- the leuS gene encoding leucine--tRNA ligase encodes MSFNHQEIEKKWQSFWDANKTFQTSEEKGKRKFYALDMFPYPSGAGLHVGHPEGYTATDILSRMKRAQGYNVLHPMGWDAFGLPAEQYALDTGNDPAEFTALNIATFKRQIKALGFSYDWDREVNTTDPEYYKWTQWIFLKLFEKGLAYIDEVAVNWCPALGTVLSNEEVIDGKSERGGHPVERRPMKQWVLKITAYADRLLEDLEELDWPDSLKDMQRNWIGRSEGAEITFNIEGNDGQFTVFTTRPDTLFGATYAVIAPEHALVESITTAEQRDAVQAYIEQIKSKSDLERTDLAKDKTGVFTGAYAINPVNGAKMPIWIADYVLVSYGTGAIMAVPGHDERDYEFAKKFELPIVEVVAGGDVSKEAYTGDGEHVNSDFLNGMNKEEAISRMIAWLEEKEIGTKKVTYRLRDWLFSRQRYWGEPIPVIHWEDGTMTAVPDSELPLMLPKTTEIRPSGTGESPLANIEDWVNVVDPVTGKKGRRETNTMPQWAGSCWYYLRYIDPKNDQALADPEKLKEWLPVDIYIGGAEHAVLHLLYARFWHKFLYDIGVVSTKEPFQKLFNQGMILGENNEKMSKSKGNVVNPDEIVGTHGADTLRLYEMFMGPLEASIAWSTQGLDGSRRFLDRIWRLLVDENGEIAEKVQPVDSSSLEKVYHQTVKKVTEDFEGLRFNTAISQLMVFINDAYKSPVLPRDYVEGFVKLLAPICPHIAEELWSKLGHSESISYEAWPAFDEAKLVDDEVEIVVQINGKVKAKLMVPSDANKEALEQIAMDDIVVKEQIDGKTVRKVIAVPGKLVNIVAN; translated from the coding sequence GTGAGCTTTAATCATCAAGAAATTGAAAAAAAGTGGCAGAGCTTTTGGGACGCTAACAAGACGTTTCAAACAAGTGAAGAAAAAGGTAAACGCAAATTTTATGCGTTAGATATGTTTCCATATCCATCTGGAGCTGGACTGCATGTAGGGCATCCAGAAGGGTACACAGCAACAGATATTTTATCACGTATGAAGCGTGCGCAAGGTTATAATGTGTTACACCCAATGGGATGGGATGCGTTCGGTCTTCCGGCTGAGCAATACGCATTAGACACTGGGAATGATCCTGCTGAATTTACAGCATTAAATATTGCCACATTTAAGCGCCAAATCAAGGCATTAGGTTTCTCATACGATTGGGATCGAGAAGTGAACACGACAGACCCTGAATATTATAAATGGACACAATGGATTTTCTTAAAATTGTTTGAAAAAGGCCTAGCTTATATTGATGAGGTAGCCGTAAACTGGTGTCCAGCACTAGGAACGGTTTTATCAAATGAAGAAGTCATTGATGGAAAAAGTGAACGTGGTGGTCATCCCGTTGAACGCCGTCCAATGAAGCAGTGGGTATTAAAAATCACTGCGTATGCGGATCGTTTACTAGAGGACTTAGAAGAACTTGACTGGCCAGATAGCTTAAAGGATATGCAACGAAATTGGATTGGTCGTTCTGAAGGTGCCGAGATTACTTTTAATATTGAAGGTAATGACGGGCAGTTCACGGTCTTTACAACAAGACCTGATACATTATTCGGTGCAACGTATGCGGTAATAGCACCGGAGCATGCACTAGTTGAGAGTATTACGACAGCTGAGCAGCGTGACGCGGTTCAAGCATATATTGAACAAATCAAAAGTAAGAGTGATTTGGAGCGTACCGATTTAGCTAAAGACAAAACAGGTGTATTTACAGGTGCTTATGCAATTAATCCGGTTAATGGAGCGAAAATGCCAATCTGGATTGCTGATTATGTACTTGTCAGCTATGGAACAGGAGCGATCATGGCGGTACCAGGTCACGATGAGCGTGACTACGAATTTGCTAAGAAATTCGAATTGCCAATTGTGGAAGTCGTTGCAGGTGGAGATGTTTCAAAAGAAGCTTACACAGGTGATGGTGAGCATGTAAACTCGGACTTCTTAAATGGAATGAACAAAGAAGAAGCGATTTCTCGTATGATTGCTTGGTTAGAGGAAAAAGAAATCGGAACGAAGAAGGTTACGTACCGTTTACGCGATTGGTTATTTAGCCGTCAACGCTATTGGGGAGAGCCCATTCCAGTCATTCACTGGGAAGACGGGACAATGACAGCTGTCCCTGATTCAGAGCTTCCATTGATGTTACCGAAAACGACAGAAATTCGTCCGTCAGGAACAGGGGAATCTCCACTTGCGAATATTGAAGACTGGGTAAACGTAGTTGACCCTGTAACAGGGAAAAAGGGACGACGTGAAACCAATACGATGCCACAATGGGCAGGTAGCTGCTGGTATTACTTACGTTATATTGATCCGAAGAATGATCAAGCTTTAGCAGATCCTGAAAAGTTAAAAGAGTGGCTTCCAGTTGATATATATATCGGTGGCGCAGAGCATGCGGTTCTTCACTTACTTTATGCTCGATTCTGGCATAAGTTTTTGTATGATATCGGTGTAGTAAGCACGAAAGAACCTTTCCAAAAATTGTTTAACCAAGGGATGATTCTTGGGGAAAACAATGAAAAAATGAGTAAATCCAAAGGGAATGTCGTAAACCCTGACGAAATCGTTGGAACTCATGGTGCGGATACTCTACGTTTATACGAAATGTTCATGGGGCCACTTGAAGCTTCCATCGCATGGTCAACACAAGGATTAGACGGTTCACGCCGCTTCTTAGACCGTATTTGGCGCTTGTTAGTGGATGAGAATGGTGAAATCGCAGAGAAGGTTCAACCGGTTGATTCTTCGAGTCTGGAAAAGGTCTATCACCAAACGGTGAAAAAAGTGACAGAGGACTTTGAAGGATTACGCTTTAATACGGCGATTTCTCAGTTAATGGTATTTATTAACGATGCTTATAAATCACCTGTGCTTCCAAGAGACTATGTGGAGGGCTTTGTGAAATTGCTTGCACCAATTTGTCCACATATCGCTGAAGAGCTTTGGTCAAAATTAGGTCATAGCGAAAGCATCTCTTACGAAGCGTGGCCAGCATTTGATGAAGCGAAGCTGGTTGATGATGAAGTAGAAATTGTTGTTCAAATTAACGGCAAGGTGAAGGCGAAGCTGATGGTTCCGTCTGATGCAAATAAAGAAGCACTTGAGCAAATTGCTATGGATGATATAGTCGTTAAAGAGCAAATTGATGGGAAAACTGTTCGCAAAGTGATTGCTGTTCCAGGAAAATTAGTTAATATTGTTGCAAATTAA
- a CDS encoding 3-hydroxybutyrate dehydrogenase, with product MKDQSIVFVTGAAQGIGYEISRKFAEQGAKIVLTDVNEEVVIASANELRRLGYEAIGIKCDVTKEDEIIAAIDHVISHLGSIDVLINNAGLQHVSYIEDFPTERFELLIKVMLTAPFMLTKHVLPHMKKQGFGRIINMASINGLVGFAGKAAYNSAKHGVIGLTKVTALEAAAHGITVNALCPGYVDTPLVRNQLADLAKTRGVELERVLEDVLYPLVPQKRLLSVDEIASYAIFLASEAAKGITGQAVVIDAGYTVQ from the coding sequence ATGAAGGACCAATCAATTGTTTTTGTGACGGGAGCGGCTCAGGGGATAGGGTATGAGATTAGTAGAAAGTTTGCTGAGCAAGGTGCAAAGATTGTCTTAACGGATGTTAATGAAGAGGTGGTTATCGCCTCAGCAAACGAGCTTCGAAGACTAGGGTATGAGGCAATAGGAATCAAATGTGATGTAACAAAAGAAGATGAAATTATTGCTGCCATTGACCATGTGATTTCTCATTTAGGATCCATTGATGTATTAATCAATAATGCAGGACTTCAACATGTATCATATATTGAGGATTTTCCTACAGAAAGATTTGAGCTGTTGATAAAAGTAATGTTAACGGCACCATTTATGTTAACAAAGCATGTGTTGCCTCATATGAAAAAACAAGGCTTCGGGAGAATCATTAATATGGCATCTATTAACGGGTTGGTTGGGTTCGCTGGTAAAGCCGCTTATAATAGTGCGAAGCATGGAGTGATTGGGTTAACGAAAGTAACAGCCCTTGAAGCAGCAGCCCATGGAATTACGGTGAATGCTCTTTGCCCTGGTTACGTAGATACTCCACTGGTACGTAATCAGCTAGCAGATTTAGCCAAGACTAGAGGGGTGGAACTTGAAAGAGTTCTTGAGGATGTTCTCTACCCTCTCGTCCCACAAAAACGCTTGTTATCAGTTGACGAGATTGCGAGTTACGCGATTTTTCTAGCAAGTGAAGCGGCAAAAGGGATTACTGGTCAAGCGGTCGTTATTGACGCAGGCTATACGGTTCAATAA
- a CDS encoding rhodanese-like domain-containing protein gives MVKEITTAELQEKLEKGEKLELIDVREDEEVAAGMIPGAKHIKMGEIPMRLDELDQDTEYIFICRSGGRSENVCYFLHDHGYNVVNMVGGMMKWTGKVE, from the coding sequence ATGGTAAAAGAAATTACAACTGCAGAGTTACAAGAAAAGCTAGAAAAAGGGGAAAAGCTAGAACTGATCGACGTGCGTGAGGATGAAGAAGTAGCGGCTGGAATGATTCCAGGTGCAAAGCATATTAAAATGGGCGAGATCCCAATGCGTTTAGACGAATTAGATCAAGATACAGAATACATATTTATTTGCCGTTCAGGCGGAAGAAGTGAAAATGTGTGCTATTTCTTGCATGATCACGGCTATAATGTAGTAAATATGGTCGGCGGCATGATGAAATGGACTGGAAAAGTAGAATAA
- a CDS encoding pseudouridine synthase has protein sequence MRIDKMLANLGYGSRKDVKKLLKDGAVVVNEKVIKDSKQHIDPDKDVVTLNGEVVEYKEFVYLMMNKPPGVISATEDNHDETVIDLLEYEDQVFEPFPVGRLDKDTEGLLLITNDGQLSHRLLSPKKHVPKTYFAVIEGIVTSDDGEAFQKGVTLDDGYLTKPAHLTILKSGLTSDIELTITEGKFHQVKRMFEAVGKRVIYLKRLSMGPLKLDETLELGEYRELTDEELEELIQYEVK, from the coding sequence TTGCGTATTGATAAAATGCTAGCCAATCTAGGCTATGGAAGTAGAAAAGATGTAAAAAAATTATTAAAAGACGGCGCAGTGGTCGTGAACGAAAAAGTGATAAAAGATTCGAAGCAACATATTGACCCAGACAAGGATGTTGTTACATTAAATGGGGAAGTGGTCGAATACAAGGAGTTTGTTTACCTAATGATGAACAAACCTCCTGGTGTCATATCAGCAACGGAAGATAATCACGATGAGACGGTGATTGATTTGCTTGAATATGAGGATCAAGTGTTTGAACCGTTTCCAGTAGGTCGCCTTGATAAAGATACGGAAGGACTCTTACTAATAACAAACGATGGTCAGCTCTCTCATCGTTTGTTATCTCCCAAAAAGCACGTCCCGAAAACATACTTTGCTGTTATTGAAGGAATCGTCACTAGCGACGATGGGGAAGCTTTTCAAAAGGGAGTCACACTCGATGACGGGTATTTGACGAAGCCAGCACATTTAACCATTTTGAAATCCGGATTAACATCTGACATCGAGCTAACGATCACGGAAGGGAAATTCCATCAAGTAAAACGAATGTTTGAAGCCGTAGGAAAAAGAGTCATCTATTTAAAAAGATTATCAATGGGGCCATTAAAGCTAGATGAGACGCTTGAATTAGGGGAATATCGAGAGTTAACAGATGAGGAATTAGAAGAGTTAATCCAATATGAAGTGAAATAA
- a CDS encoding putative polysaccharide biosynthesis protein, with protein MQSKLLRGTFILTLGTFISKLLGLFYVIPFARIVGETGTVLYQYSYVPYTIFISLATAGVPLAVAKFISKYNAMEEYAVGRRLFKSGLVVMLGTGMAAFLILYLTAPIVADIIIADHDKQTNPRDIVTVIRAVSFALIIIPFMSLIRGFFQGHQSMGPSAVSQVVEQVVRIAFLLAGAFIVLNVMEGEIVTAISIATFSAFVGGLGSLFVLFWYWYKRKPHLDELLLQDKGSVQVSLKDMYKEILIYSIPFILVGIANPLFQWIDTMTFNRAMTSIGLGSISERELAKLSFYTHKLVIIPVSLATAFSLTLVPSITQAFISKDQKGVNKQLNQTFQVLMFITLPAALGLSLLAEPAYTVFYGPNASGTDILQLYAPVAVLFALYSVTAAILQGIDEQKFTILSLLVGILVKLSLNIPFIKMFETDGAIYATALGYGVAIGINLVVIKIFSGYRFRLVLRRGLLIVIFNVFMILVAALVYYLATLVLSPKSEMESIIIILVSAAAGAGIYVYLSFKTRLIYFLFGERVERIMKKVKLRG; from the coding sequence ATGCAATCTAAGTTATTACGTGGAACATTTATTTTAACTTTAGGAACATTTATTTCAAAATTATTAGGTCTTTTTTATGTTATTCCGTTTGCAAGGATTGTAGGAGAGACAGGAACTGTCCTGTATCAATATTCCTATGTTCCTTATACTATATTTATCAGTCTTGCAACGGCTGGAGTACCTCTAGCTGTTGCTAAGTTTATTTCTAAATATAATGCCATGGAAGAATATGCGGTGGGTAGGAGGCTCTTTAAGTCAGGATTAGTCGTCATGCTTGGAACTGGTATGGCTGCCTTCCTAATCCTATATTTGACAGCACCAATTGTAGCAGACATAATCATTGCTGATCATGACAAACAAACCAATCCAAGAGATATTGTAACAGTCATTCGAGCAGTGAGTTTTGCTCTAATCATTATTCCGTTTATGAGTTTAATTCGCGGGTTTTTCCAAGGCCATCAATCAATGGGGCCATCTGCGGTGTCACAGGTGGTTGAACAGGTTGTTCGTATCGCATTTCTATTAGCTGGGGCTTTTATCGTCTTGAATGTAATGGAAGGTGAAATTGTTACTGCTATTAGTATTGCAACGTTCTCAGCCTTTGTTGGAGGCTTGGGTAGCTTATTTGTTCTCTTTTGGTATTGGTATAAGAGAAAGCCACATCTTGATGAATTGCTGCTACAAGATAAGGGGAGCGTTCAAGTATCTTTAAAAGATATGTACAAGGAAATACTGATTTATTCGATTCCATTTATTCTTGTTGGAATTGCCAATCCATTATTTCAATGGATTGATACGATGACCTTTAACCGGGCAATGACTTCGATTGGTCTTGGAAGTATTTCAGAAAGAGAGCTTGCTAAATTAAGTTTTTATACACATAAGTTAGTGATCATTCCAGTATCGTTGGCAACGGCTTTTTCGTTAACGTTAGTTCCGAGTATTACTCAAGCCTTTATTTCAAAAGACCAAAAGGGAGTAAACAAGCAACTCAACCAAACCTTCCAGGTGCTGATGTTCATCACATTGCCTGCTGCACTTGGATTGTCACTACTCGCTGAGCCTGCGTATACGGTTTTTTACGGACCTAATGCATCTGGGACTGACATCCTGCAATTGTATGCACCAGTAGCGGTTCTGTTTGCTCTTTACTCCGTGACAGCAGCGATATTACAAGGAATTGACGAACAAAAGTTCACCATTCTAAGTCTATTAGTAGGAATATTAGTGAAGCTCTCCCTAAACATTCCATTCATCAAGATGTTTGAGACAGACGGAGCGATTTATGCAACCGCACTTGGTTACGGAGTTGCCATTGGTATTAATTTGGTCGTTATCAAAATATTCTCCGGATATCGCTTCCGCCTCGTTTTGCGGAGAGGATTGCTAATTGTTATTTTTAATGTTTTTATGATACTCGTAGCAGCACTTGTCTACTATTTAGCAACACTGGTTTTATCTCCAAAATCTGAGATGGAGTCTATTATTATCATCCTAGTCTCAGCAGCAGCTGGCGCAGGAATTTATGTATATTTAAGCTTTAAAACTCGACTCATCTACTTTTTATTTGGTGAACGTGTGGAAAGAATCATGAAGAAGGTAAAACTAAGAGGGTAA
- a CDS encoding BaiN/RdsA family NAD(P)/FAD-dependent oxidoreductase, with translation MNYDVIVIGGGPSGLMASIAAGEKGAKVLLIDKGDKLGRKLAISGGGRCNVTNRLPVDEIIKHIPGNGRFLYSAFSIFNNEDIISFFEKLGIELKEEDHGRMFPVSDKAQSVVDALIRRMKELKVDILTNSPVETVEYKDGKAVAVRLKNKERYSTSAIILAVGGKSVPHTGSTGDGYVWAEKAGHTITELFPTEVPITSNESFIQSKELQGLSLRGVGLSVLNPKGKPLITHEMDMIFTHFGISGPAVLRCSQYVVKAMKKWNLKEVVMSIDALPGKKEEPLFQEIIAMVKADPKKSVKNILKGYLPERYLLFLLQVADIDANEQGGVISHDKLRNFVKACKQFQFKVNGTLSLEKAFVTGGGVSVKEVEPQTMASKLVNGLYFCGEILDIHGYTGGYNITSALVTGRLAGVNSAEYALSQA, from the coding sequence ATGAACTATGACGTAATCGTCATTGGTGGAGGGCCTTCTGGGCTGATGGCTTCCATAGCGGCAGGTGAAAAGGGAGCTAAAGTACTTTTAATTGATAAAGGCGACAAACTAGGTCGAAAGCTTGCCATATCTGGTGGTGGGCGCTGTAATGTAACGAATCGACTTCCAGTGGATGAAATCATTAAGCATATCCCAGGGAACGGTCGCTTTTTATATAGTGCTTTTTCCATATTTAATAACGAGGATATTATTTCTTTTTTTGAAAAGCTGGGAATTGAATTGAAGGAGGAAGACCACGGACGGATGTTTCCTGTTTCGGATAAAGCACAATCTGTTGTTGATGCTTTAATCAGAAGGATGAAAGAGCTTAAGGTGGATATACTCACAAACTCCCCAGTCGAAACGGTGGAATATAAAGATGGGAAAGCTGTTGCCGTACGATTAAAAAACAAAGAGAGATACTCTACGTCTGCGATTATTTTGGCAGTTGGAGGGAAATCGGTTCCTCATACAGGTTCTACAGGAGATGGCTATGTTTGGGCGGAAAAGGCAGGTCATACCATCACAGAACTATTTCCAACTGAAGTTCCTATTACTTCAAATGAATCTTTCATTCAGTCAAAGGAGCTTCAAGGATTATCATTGCGCGGAGTCGGGCTTAGTGTGTTGAACCCAAAGGGTAAGCCTCTCATCACCCATGAGATGGACATGATTTTCACTCACTTTGGGATTAGTGGCCCGGCAGTACTTCGTTGCAGCCAATACGTGGTGAAGGCGATGAAAAAGTGGAACCTTAAAGAAGTCGTAATGAGTATTGATGCTCTTCCCGGTAAAAAAGAGGAGCCGCTATTCCAAGAAATCATTGCGATGGTGAAGGCTGATCCAAAGAAAAGTGTAAAAAATATACTTAAGGGCTATTTACCCGAACGCTATTTATTGTTTTTATTACAAGTTGCTGACATCGATGCAAACGAACAGGGTGGAGTCATTTCCCATGATAAGCTACGAAACTTTGTGAAAGCTTGCAAACAGTTTCAATTTAAGGTAAATGGAACTCTTTCCCTAGAAAAAGCCTTTGTGACAGGTGGCGGAGTGTCTGTGAAAGAGGTTGAACCGCAAACTATGGCATCCAAGTTGGTTAATGGATTGTATTTTTGTGGAGAGATATTGGATATCCACGGATATACTGGCGGGTATAATATTACTTCTGCCCTTGTGACGGGAAGATTAGCTGGAGTCAATAGTGCGGAATATGCTTTGAGTCAAGCCTGA
- a CDS encoding sporulation protein Cse60, translating into MIQVKLFDEEHEKDLEKKMNRFLEKVDEQKLVDIKYNIAALPEDVDEQIYCFTAMIIYKA; encoded by the coding sequence ATGATTCAAGTAAAACTGTTTGATGAGGAGCATGAAAAAGACCTTGAAAAGAAAATGAATCGTTTTCTCGAAAAGGTGGATGAACAAAAACTAGTTGATATTAAATATAATATTGCTGCCTTACCAGAGGACGTGGATGAGCAAATTTACTGTTTTACAGCGATGATCATATATAAAGCCTGA